Below is a genomic region from Bacteroidales bacterium.
GGTGAATGATCTTCATTAGAAAATTCTCAGCATTTAACCCTGGAAATTGGGTGAATAAGGTTGATTTCCCGATGGTTACTTAATTCTACTAAGGTTGGAGAAGGAAAATAAGGTTTTCAATTTTTTGAATGTTGATTTTCCGGAGAGACAAAACCTTATTCAAAAACCCAACCTTAGTATAATACGCATTCAATTGATTTACAAAATCTTATTGACCAACTTTCGTATCGCTAAATTATCAGTAAAATTACTCGTTATGATACGGCTCGTTGCGAAGGATGGTCATGGCGCGGTAGAGTTGCTCCATGAAAACGATCCTGACTAACTGATGCGGAAAAGTCATTGATGAGAGAGAGAGTTTAAAATGGGCTGCCTTGTACACTTCATCAGAAAACCCATAGGCGCCGCCAATGATAAATGTCAGCGTTTTGATGCCGGTGTTCATCCGTTGCTGCACAAACCGGGCAAAATCACGCGAGGTGAAAGCTTTTCCCCTTTCATCCAACAGCACCAGGAAATCGTCATCCCTGGTATGTTTCATCAACAGTTCTCCTTCTCTCCACCTGAATTCATCAGGAGTAAAGCCCCCTGAATTTTTTAAACCGGGAATGATCAGGTCATCAAACGGAAGATAATTGACCACGCGGTTTTTATAAAAAGAGTAGCCTTCGTCAGTAAACTGCTCTTTGGTTTTCCCCATCATCACCAGCCGGATTTTCATGGTTGAATAAATTTTAAACCTGTTTCTAACTGATTATTAATATTTTGGTACAAATAGTGTAGCGGAATTGCCTGAATTTTTACCCCAAATTTCGTATCGTCACCCTAAAAAAGTAGTACATTTGCCACTGAGTGCAAAACTAATGATTCATCAATTTATGTCGTCAGGGAAATTCGTTTTATTCGTTCAAATCCTGTTGTTTTTCTGCGCTAATGCTTTAATGGCGCAGGATACCACCGTGCGTACCGGGATTGTAAATGCCATGGCTAACGGCAATGCGACCCAACTTTCCAGCTATTTTGATGCAGCAGTTGACCTGGTTGTTCCTCAAAACGAAGGGAACTTCAGTAAAAAACAAGCCACACAGATCATGAAATTCTTTTTCGACCACAACCCACCGGTTGAGTTCACTGTAGACCATGAAGATGTATCAAACGATGGTTCTACATTTTTAATCGGGTATTACAAAACAACTGCGGGCAAGTCCATGCGTACATACATTTTACTGAAAAAATTAGGCAATTCTGAATTCATCAGGCAGCTCCAGATGGAGGAAAAGTGAAGATAACCCGGCATCATACTTCATCTTCCCGGCTATACCAAACAGGTTATCTGCCTTAATACAAGCCGCAATCCCCCAAAACCGGCCAGGCTGATAAACAATCCTCATCTTTTTCTATATTTGCCCGCTAAACCAATACTTCATCCCATGCTTCAAAGCCGGAGAATGAATCTTATATTTTTGTTTCTCAGCGGACTGATCCTTTTGTTTATCATTGCTCCGCTGGCTGGGATGTTTTTACAGACATCCGGTGTGCAGTATACCGAAACAATCAGCGATCCGGAGGTCTTGCGCAGCGTCAGGCTTACCTTACTAAGTTCGCTGGCCGGCACCATCATTTTCGGGATAGCAGCAATCCCTTTGGCTTATGTGCTTGCAAGGAAAGATTTTCCAGGGAAAAACATAGTGAATGGTCTTGTTGACCTGCCGGTTGTCATTCCACACTCAGCCGCCGGTATAGCCATTTTGGGGCTGGTGAGCCGTGGCACATGGATCGGGCAGGCTGGCGAGGCTGCTGGCATTCAGTTTGTTGGCGGCGTTGCAGGGATTATCCTGGCGATGGCCTTTGTAAGCATCCCCTTTCTGATCAGCGCTGCCCGTGATGGGTTTGCAGCGGTTCCCGAAAAAATTGAAAAGGCAGCGTTGAACCTTGGGGCCTCTCCACAGAGAGTGTTTTTCAGCATTTCGATGCCACTGGCAAGCCGCTCAATCGTCTCAGGCCTGATCATGATGTGGGCGCGTGGTCTCAGTGAATTTGGGGCAGTGATCATCATTGCCTATCACCCCATGATTACCCCGGTACTCATCTGGGAACGTTTCACCTCATTTGGCCTGGCCTATGCACGACCAATCGCAGCCGTCTTTGTAGCGGTTTGTCTCGCGATTTTTGTGCTTATGCGTTCATTTTCAAATAACAACAACCATGCTCGAAATTAAAAATATAAGCATCCGCCTTGGGGATTTTTCCCTTAACAATGTCTCACTCACGGTTAACCGGGGAGACTATCTTACGCTGCTTGGTGTTTCGGGCGCCGGAAAAACGGTGTTGCTCGAAGTGCTTGCGGGGCTTGTAAAACCGTTGGAGGGAAAAATTCTATGGAACGGGGTGGATATTACCGATCAGAAAATCCAGAAACGTCCGGTTGGTCTTGTTTACCAGGATTTATCCCTTTTTCCGCACCTGACCGTAGAACAGAATATTGCTTTTCCGTTGAAATGCAAAAAGTTAAAGAAACATGAAATTTCAGCCGAAGTCGCAGAGTTGGCAGAAACAACCGGCGTCGCACACCTTCTGAAGAGATTTCCGGGCACATTATCCGGCGGTGAAGCTCAGCGTGTGGCACTCGCCAGGACGTTGGCATCAGAACCGGAAATTCTCCTGCTGGATGAACCCCTGGCCAATCTTGACATCACCATCCGATCAGGGCTTTCTAAGCTTTTACGCATGATTAACCGCGGTGGCAAAACGGTTATCCACGTTACCCACGATTTTACCGAAGCAGCCACGCTGGGAAACAAGGTAGCTGTGATCGAAAATGGTAAACTGGCGCAATCAGGCGACACCAGGGAAGTGTTCCTTCATCCGGCATCTGCATTTGTGGCAAGGTTCGGTGGGATGAAAAACCTGTTTCATTGCCGGGTTTTTTCCAACAACTCAGATCCGGGTTTAAAAACAGCAAAAATTGGCCATAATTGTCAGGTCTATTTTACTAATGACACCGATCTTACTGATGGATATATCTCCATTCCTGCAGAAGATATCATCCTCTCGGATTCGGCATTTCAAACTTCAGCTATAAATCAGTTTCAGGGCGTGATCACTGAAACCTGGATGTCGGGAGCGGGAATGGAAGTAGTGATTGACTCCGGTGCTGAGTTTGTTGTGACTGTGTCGAGAACTTCTTTTGAAAAAATGCAGCTTGAGCCCGGTAAAAAAATCTGGCTGACGTTTAAGGCTTCTGCTGTTAAGTTTCTGAATCATTAAGGCCAATGTAAAAATGGTTAGTCGAATCGCCGTTCTGATGAAGTTATCGGTGAAAAAAACAAAATCGCGGGATGACTTTGTTTCGTCCCGCGATTTGATGAATACCCTAACATAAATCAACGTCAGGCTGTTGCTTTGGTTGCCGGCTTTACCAGGTAGATGGTCAATACCGCCACAAAGCATAGAATACCGCAAATAGTGAAAGCCATTGGGAAGTTGCCCATATCTCCCAATTTACCTCCCATGACCGGGCCGAATATTCCGCCAACTGCGTAGGCCAGGAAAACCCACCCGTAGTTTTGTCCAACGTGCTTTGTTCCAAAAGTATCAGCCGTCATTGTGGGGAAAAGGGCAAAATTTCCGCCGAAATTAAAACCGATCAGGATAGCAAAAAGATAGAGGGTAAAAGGATTTCCTGCCATCCATTGAAAAAGGAACACAAAAATACCCTGAGTAGCCATCATGATGATAATCGACATTTTCCGGCCAATTTTATCACTGATCATCCCCCAGACAATACGCCCAAGTCCGTTAAAAAGAGCAAAAAAGACGGCCATGGCCAAAGTGGCGGCAGCACCAGCTTCAGCCGGCGAAAACCCGGCTTTGGTAAGCGCCTCCTGTGGCCACAATCTCATCAGTCCGATACTCATCAATCCGGCAGCGGCGCCAAAAGTAAAAGTGAGAAGGATCAGGTAAAACTGAGGTGTGCGTAACATTTCACTGCTGATGAAATCCACCGTACCTGCGGAGTTCGTTTTTGTTGCCACCGGAGGCTTCCATCCTTCGGGTTTCCAGCCATCAGGAGGGAATACCATCCAGATGCTCCCGAAGGCGACAATCGCGAGGTATGCGATGCCATAATAGATGAATGTTTTGGAAATACCAATGTTTGCCAGTAGTTGACCTCCTCCCAGCGGGCCAAGTTTATCAGCCAATGCCATCCAGAGTGTGGCGCCAAAACCAAAGCCGGCAACAGCCAACCCTGTGATCAGGCCTTTCTTATCGGGAAACCAGCGCATTCCAACGGCAATTGGAACTACATACCCCAGGCCTATTCCACTGCCCCCCATGATGCCAACAAAAATGAAAGTAGTGGTGAAGTTTTCGGCGCCAAATACACCGGCCAGAATGTACCCTAAACCCAGGACAACACCTCCTGAAAGTGCCAGTTTTTGAGGGCCAACTTTTGGCATCATCCGGCCTGCAATTACCATCACAATGGCAAAAAAGGCCAAACCCGCTGAAAATACCCACTGCGTCTCGGCTTTTGTCCATCCGGCGTCCACAAGAATTCTGGTGTAAACCGACCAGGCATAAATAGCACCCAGCGCCAATTGAATCAGGATGGCTCCCAGAACAACCATTCCCCTGTTTTTAACATTTGTACTCATAACGATCTCATTTTTTAGTTTTTATAAAAGTGAAAAAGGCATTTAAGACCTTTCGGACAAAAATGCCTTTTACTTATAGTTCTAGTTGTTCATTAACGTTTTACCGTTACTTTGGCGCCTGCAATGATCTCCTCAACAACACCCGGATCGAGTAATGTGGAAGTATCGCCAAGGTTGGAGGCATCCCCTTCGCCGATCTTACGCAGAATCCTGCGCATGATCTTTCCTGAGCGGGTTTTTGGCAGTCCGCTTACGATTTGGATCATATCAGGTTTTGCAATAGGTCCGATGAACTTTGTTACGGTATCACGGATTTCCTTCTCGATGGTTTCCATTTCATGATCCGAAAGCTCTTCGCAGGTTACGTAAGCATAAATACCTGATCCTTTAATTTCATGCGGATAGCCAACCACGGCCGATTCGTTAACCTTCGGGTGCTGGTTGATGGCATCCTCCACCTCAGCAGTTCCGATGCGGTGACCTGAAACGTTGATCACATCGTCAATACGACCAATAATGCGGTAGAAACCTTCTTCGTCACGCTTGGCGCCATCTCCGGTGAGATAATACCCTTTGAAAGCCGAGAAGTAAGTCTGATAGCACCTTGGATGATCACCGTAAGTGGTTCTCAGCATACCGGGCCACGGGAATTTGATGCACAGAATACCTTCAACGCCATTTCCTTTCAACTCATTCCCTTCGTTATCGAGCAATACCGGCTGAACTCCCGGTAATGGCAATGTGGCAAATGATGGTTTGGTGGGAGTTATTCCGGCAAGCGGAGTAATCATAATACCGCCGGTTTCGGTTTGCCACCAGGTGTCAACAATCGGGCATTTTCCTTTGCCGACTATGTCATGATACCAGCGCCATGCTTCCTCGTTGATGGGCTCTCCAACTGTTCCCAGAACTTTAAGTGAGCTGAGGTCGTACTTATTAACAAACTCATTACCGTGAGCAATCAAAGCGCGTATTGCTGTGGGGGCTGTGTAGAACTGTCTCACTTTATATTTTTCGACCACCTGCCAGAAGCGGCCTGCATCGGGGAAGGTAGGCACACCTTCGAACATGATCGAAGTGGCGCCGGTCAACAGAGGACCATACACAATGTAGGTGTGACCTGTTACCCAGCCGATGTCAGCGGTGCACCAGTAAATATCACCATCGTTATATTGGAAAACGTTTTTGAAAGTGTACTCTGCATAGATCATATAACCGGCAGTGGTGTGCAGCACGCCCTTCGGTTTGCCTGTTGATCCTGAGGTATAGAGGATAAACAATGTATCTTCTGAATCCATGATCTCGGCCTTATTGTCAGTACTTACACCTTCGATAAAGTCGTTCCACCAGATGTCGCGGCCATCCTGCATTGTGACATTGTCGCCGGTTCTTTTATAAACCACAACATTTTTCACTGAAGGACAGTTTTCAATAGCCTCATCCACGATGTCTTTCAGGGCAATGCTTTTTGTTCCGCGAAATGCTCCGTCACTCGTGATAACAAGGTTGCATTCTGCGTCTATAATCCTGTCGGATAGCGCATTTGCCGAGAAACCAGCAAAGACGATTGAGTGAATGGCTCCGATGCGTGCACAGGCAAGCATGGCAACAGCCAGTTCAGGAATCATCGGCAGGTAGAGCGCTACACGGTCGCCTTTTTTGACGCCAAGTTTTTTCATGGCATTGGCAAACTGGCAAACTTTTGCGTACAACTCACCGTAGGTCAGTACTACATTGTCCTCCTTCGGGTCGTTGGGTTCCCAGATGATAGCAGGCTGATCTTTGCGCAGGAACATGTTGCGCTCGAAAATGTTTTCGGTGATGTTCAGCTTGCCGTTGACGAACCAATTCACGTGTGGTGCGTCTTTTCCTTCAAAATACCAGTCTAATACTTTGTCCCATTTCTTTTGCCAATAGTGCGATTCAGCGATTTTTGCCCAAAATCCTTCCGGATTGGCTACACTTTCCTGGTACTTTTCAAAGTATTCAGCCAGGCTGGTGATCTTGTTTGTCATAATTTTTTATAAATTAAGTTAGTAAATTATTGAATAATAAATGATTGATTATTAAAAGAAATAATAAATGCCGACTAAGAATCTGAAGTTGCCAATATTATTTGTGTCTGTAACCGTTCCATCACCCAGGTTTTGAGTTCCAAAGGCGGCAACGGTGTATTCCATTTCAGGTGCGATCCTGAATTTACCTGAGTTATAGATCACTCTCGGTGAAATGCGGTAGAGGTGGTCAATATTGGTGGTGCGGGCAAAATAGTTGCCTGAAGCATCATCAGAGGTTCCGTTATTTTTTGAATACCCCGCAAAAAGGCCGAATTGCCATTCAGTACCATTTGTATGAATATCTGTCCAGGCTGAAACAGTATTCAGGGGAGTGTAATCTTCTTCTAATGTGATCGGATCAATGGTCTCGACAGCATAGCCACCCAACATCGTTAAATTGTAGGTATCCTGGCCGATTACCCCCATTGCTTTGATGGTTACATCAGGAAGTTTAACTTTGACATAGGCCATTCCGATGGAGCTTGCAAATGAATTGTCCGTTTTAAAACCGGACGGTGTTGTAATTCTTGGTTTGAGAATTTGTGAATTTCCGCTTAATCCCGCTTGAAAGGCAGTGCCCTTTTCCTTGTTTTCGGTAAAATATTCAACTTTGATGTTCCAGGCGGCCATCCCTGCATTTCTGAGGTATTTTGAACTGGGACCATCAGGGCCGGTACTTACAAAGTCACGTTGGGAAGTAGCGGTAAAAGTCAGGCTGATTTTGTTAATTTTCTGTGTAAAGGCCACCTGAGGATTACGGGAAAAAGGCTGAAATGGGGCGCCGGTGTTAAACGAAACTACATCCGGGTAGCAATTGGTGATAAATAGCGGGTGCCAGGTTTGCCCAACAAGGAGCTGAGCGCTTTCCCAATTCAGTTTAACATACGCATGTCGTAACCTGAAACCACTGATATCGCCGTCGGTTGTTCCAAAAAACTCCCCTTCAAGAAGTCCGGAAGTCCTGGCGCCAAGCGCATCAGGGCCAGTGATTTTCCCCGTCAGACGGGATTGAATACTCAGCATATTGAAGTTAGACACAGCATTGATGTCTTTACCGTTCGGATCAAGTACTTCGTTGGCCGGAAAAAGCAAAAAATGGCCTTCACGGATTGAGACAGTCTGGCGTGAGTCCCACATCAAATCGGTTTTTACAAAACCGGAAAAATCAATTCCGAATTTTGGTTGCTCCTGTGCAACGATATTGTAACTGATAAAAAAGCAACAGAGGAGAGGCAGTAAACGACTTTTCATTTTATTAAGTTAAAGTGTTCTTAATTAAAGATTTAATTCAAAATTTGAGGCCAAAATTAACATATTTTTTCATTTTGGAAGCATGACTAATTTTAAATTCATTCACAAATGGTTGAATTCGTCACTAATGTCCTGGCATATAGTTTTAAAACTGGAACTCCAATTTATTAACTATCACATTATGAACGATATAATTTGATAGTACAAAATTAATGGTTTAAAAATTTCCTTTCTTTACCTCAAAATTTATAACCATTTTAAATAAATAACCTTACCGGGCAGGGTGATTTTCTTTGGTTACTTTTGCAGTGCAAAAAATGCTGTTTTAAATCACTTTTTTGTATTTAACCAACTGATTTTTAATTCTATATTTAAACGAAAAAATCATGTCATTAAGTTTGGAACGGTTTAGCCTGAACAAGCAGGCGAAAACGAAAGGGCAATTGCAAAAGGTAGGCCTTATCGGTTGCGGTGCTGTCGGGCAGGAAATTGCCTTACTCATTAGTCAAAAAGGAATTGAGGTTGTATTTATCGATCTGAACCAGGAATTCATTGACTTGATCCTTAAAAAT
It encodes:
- the acs gene encoding acetate--CoA ligase, translating into MTNKITSLAEYFEKYQESVANPEGFWAKIAESHYWQKKWDKVLDWYFEGKDAPHVNWFVNGKLNITENIFERNMFLRKDQPAIIWEPNDPKEDNVVLTYGELYAKVCQFANAMKKLGVKKGDRVALYLPMIPELAVAMLACARIGAIHSIVFAGFSANALSDRIIDAECNLVITSDGAFRGTKSIALKDIVDEAIENCPSVKNVVVYKRTGDNVTMQDGRDIWWNDFIEGVSTDNKAEIMDSEDTLFILYTSGSTGKPKGVLHTTAGYMIYAEYTFKNVFQYNDGDIYWCTADIGWVTGHTYIVYGPLLTGATSIMFEGVPTFPDAGRFWQVVEKYKVRQFYTAPTAIRALIAHGNEFVNKYDLSSLKVLGTVGEPINEEAWRWYHDIVGKGKCPIVDTWWQTETGGIMITPLAGITPTKPSFATLPLPGVQPVLLDNEGNELKGNGVEGILCIKFPWPGMLRTTYGDHPRCYQTYFSAFKGYYLTGDGAKRDEEGFYRIIGRIDDVINVSGHRIGTAEVEDAINQHPKVNESAVVGYPHEIKGSGIYAYVTCEELSDHEMETIEKEIRDTVTKFIGPIAKPDMIQIVSGLPKTRSGKIMRRILRKIGEGDASNLGDTSTLLDPGVVEEIIAGAKVTVKR
- a CDS encoding ABC transporter permease, yielding MNLIFLFLSGLILLFIIAPLAGMFLQTSGVQYTETISDPEVLRSVRLTLLSSLAGTIIFGIAAIPLAYVLARKDFPGKNIVNGLVDLPVVIPHSAAGIAILGLVSRGTWIGQAGEAAGIQFVGGVAGIILAMAFVSIPFLISAARDGFAAVPEKIEKAALNLGASPQRVFFSISMPLASRSIVSGLIMMWARGLSEFGAVIIIAYHPMITPVLIWERFTSFGLAYARPIAAVFVAVCLAIFVLMRSFSNNNNHARN
- a CDS encoding ABC transporter ATP-binding protein, translating into MLEIKNISIRLGDFSLNNVSLTVNRGDYLTLLGVSGAGKTVLLEVLAGLVKPLEGKILWNGVDITDQKIQKRPVGLVYQDLSLFPHLTVEQNIAFPLKCKKLKKHEISAEVAELAETTGVAHLLKRFPGTLSGGEAQRVALARTLASEPEILLLDEPLANLDITIRSGLSKLLRMINRGGKTVIHVTHDFTEAATLGNKVAVIENGKLAQSGDTREVFLHPASAFVARFGGMKNLFHCRVFSNNSDPGLKTAKIGHNCQVYFTNDTDLTDGYISIPAEDIILSDSAFQTSAINQFQGVITETWMSGAGMEVVIDSGAEFVVTVSRTSFEKMQLEPGKKIWLTFKASAVKFLNH
- a CDS encoding DUF4783 domain-containing protein, yielding MIHQFMSSGKFVLFVQILLFFCANALMAQDTTVRTGIVNAMANGNATQLSSYFDAAVDLVVPQNEGNFSKKQATQIMKFFFDHNPPVEFTVDHEDVSNDGSTFLIGYYKTTAGKSMRTYILLKKLGNSEFIRQLQMEEK
- a CDS encoding OFA family MFS transporter, which encodes MSTNVKNRGMVVLGAILIQLALGAIYAWSVYTRILVDAGWTKAETQWVFSAGLAFFAIVMVIAGRMMPKVGPQKLALSGGVVLGLGYILAGVFGAENFTTTFIFVGIMGGSGIGLGYVVPIAVGMRWFPDKKGLITGLAVAGFGFGATLWMALADKLGPLGGGQLLANIGISKTFIYYGIAYLAIVAFGSIWMVFPPDGWKPEGWKPPVATKTNSAGTVDFISSEMLRTPQFYLILLTFTFGAAAGLMSIGLMRLWPQEALTKAGFSPAEAGAAATLAMAVFFALFNGLGRIVWGMISDKIGRKMSIIIMMATQGIFVFLFQWMAGNPFTLYLFAILIGFNFGGNFALFPTMTADTFGTKHVGQNYGWVFLAYAVGGIFGPVMGGKLGDMGNFPMAFTICGILCFVAVLTIYLVKPATKATA
- a CDS encoding 23S rRNA (pseudouridine(1915)-N(3))-methyltransferase RlmH, which produces MKIRLVMMGKTKEQFTDEGYSFYKNRVVNYLPFDDLIIPGLKNSGGFTPDEFRWREGELLMKHTRDDDFLVLLDERGKAFTSRDFARFVQQRMNTGIKTLTFIIGGAYGFSDEVYKAAHFKLSLSSMTFPHQLVRIVFMEQLYRAMTILRNEPYHNE